A stretch of the Symmachiella macrocystis genome encodes the following:
- the tsaB gene encoding tRNA (adenosine(37)-N6)-threonylcarbamoyltransferase complex dimerization subunit type 1 TsaB translates to MLTLGLETSLIPGSIALCDDGICLEERTLQTDRRHAETLIPEIQGLLAEHGYHLRDCQAVAVSEGPGSFTGLRIGVTCAKTLAYATGAKLAAIPTLTSVAHNVVDDVQRLFVVSDAQRKQLFCAEFGRDDNGIWEQVTAITIVDADEFASQRNPHDHVTGPGVIKFAELFRDRCTILPPATWMPHAAVIAQIGEQEIRAERTADIWGLQPFYLRKSAAEERWAG, encoded by the coding sequence ATGCTAACTCTCGGCCTCGAAACCTCACTGATCCCCGGTTCCATCGCACTGTGCGACGATGGGATCTGTTTGGAGGAACGTACGCTGCAGACCGATCGTCGGCATGCGGAGACTCTTATTCCGGAAATTCAAGGTCTGTTGGCTGAGCATGGATATCATTTACGCGATTGCCAGGCGGTTGCCGTCAGTGAGGGGCCTGGCAGTTTTACTGGTTTGCGAATTGGGGTGACCTGCGCAAAGACATTGGCCTATGCCACCGGCGCCAAATTGGCGGCAATCCCCACTTTAACCAGCGTCGCACACAATGTGGTCGACGATGTGCAGCGTCTGTTTGTGGTCAGCGATGCGCAGCGAAAGCAGTTGTTTTGTGCTGAGTTTGGTCGTGATGACAACGGGATTTGGGAACAGGTAACTGCGATAACAATCGTTGACGCCGACGAATTCGCCAGCCAACGCAATCCGCACGACCATGTCACGGGCCCTGGGGTGATCAAATTCGCAGAGCTATTCCGAGATCGCTGCACGATCTTGCCCCCGGCAACCTGGATGCCGCACGCAGCGGTGATTGCCCAGATCGGGGAACAAGAAATTCGAGCAGAGCGGACTGCTGATATCTGGGGGTTACAACCGTTTTACCTACGAAAAAGCGCCGCTGAGGAGCGGTGGGCAGGATGA
- a CDS encoding PAS domain S-box protein, giving the protein MTNQECCDAFYDLLRQSVVAAQPQASSPFAKLGRQAACAEISLMDVVRLLEKAQSRLVSEQPELTLNQFAKVTATAMSETLAGYDSTERQVTAIPPDSLHEIARQYTSTAMSHQIGVWDWDLQTNDLFIDPCLKEILGYQDHEIPNRLEAWSELVHPDDRERTRGQSQASLENDERSFEFEQRLVHKNGQALWFVCRGRIIRNAECVPIRLLGTNTNVTAAKLVAAEIRNGVDRYHALIETVPYGIQEFNLDGVLLYCNSACDRMLGYRPGERIGRSVLDLLPTQQESDDFCRYFKMCRTEQPPAKPLITRHRAADGRVFYVQMDWDYKRNASGQVVGYISVITDMTERRQYEKSLRAAQGDLERRVAERTAALEASESRWRSMVQAAPDYLVTVDRSARITYANRTPVGVPGKLLHGRSVFDLADAAYRDELQTLMNEVFTTGEFASVEALARGPRGKRHWYSIRYGPIFRDGEVDGVSIFATDIDERKQAEASLNEAHQLLEAIFDNTQFLIAYLDVQLNYLMVNRAWSEAAEEGICPRFVPGNYFFDVYRNEELRTIFQSVIESTEPHSEWAKPFANVLDSQKPVTYWNWALTPVKDRGGKVIGLIVTLLDVTHRVLADETIRKSKERLQAAQEMAHLGNWDWNLETSQIEWSDEMFRIFEVSAEGFNGSFLRYLDIVHPDDRKLVSETFAKAIEKTGLYSIDYRVVLPSGTEKHVHGQAKVTYDDSGNAIMLSGTTQDVTARVQAEEELRNSESMLRALLEAIPDMIFRVHRDGTLLDFIPAADSPPYLPREEFLGKKIEDVLPPYVAQLSVEAQRKAAETGKAQVIEYRLDLDGIPHDYETRILVGAKDDLLAIVRDVSAERQAEERSRRHRDELAHVTRLSTMGEMATGIAHELNQPISGIASYAAACLMMLESASATPHSEKLSEVLSKIEAQAQRAGEIVRRLRKLVVRRDSMYHAVDLDDAIREVVALVDADVAQSGVEVRIGAPDEVPGVLADRIQIEQVILNLVRNAIEAMEVARIQQPLLAISVSATTDEMIDVEVADNGPGIASTDVDRVFEQFYSTKDNGMGMGLSISRTIIEAHGGRLYVANTSANGTMFRFSLPVIERTSL; this is encoded by the coding sequence ATGACCAATCAGGAATGCTGCGATGCTTTTTATGATTTACTGCGACAAAGTGTCGTAGCAGCGCAGCCGCAGGCTTCCAGCCCATTTGCGAAATTGGGTCGTCAAGCTGCTTGCGCTGAGATTTCCTTGATGGACGTTGTCCGGCTGTTGGAAAAGGCGCAATCGCGTTTAGTCAGCGAGCAACCTGAATTGACGCTCAATCAATTCGCTAAGGTTACGGCGACCGCGATGTCGGAAACTCTCGCGGGGTATGATTCCACCGAGCGACAGGTGACGGCGATTCCGCCTGATTCACTGCACGAGATTGCAAGGCAGTACACATCCACCGCTATGTCACACCAAATTGGTGTTTGGGATTGGGATCTACAGACGAACGATTTGTTCATCGATCCTTGTTTGAAGGAAATCTTAGGGTACCAAGACCATGAGATTCCGAATCGGTTGGAGGCTTGGTCTGAATTGGTCCATCCCGACGATCGTGAGCGGACGCGTGGGCAGTCACAGGCGTCGTTGGAAAATGATGAGCGTTCGTTCGAATTTGAGCAACGGCTTGTCCACAAAAATGGACAGGCATTATGGTTTGTTTGTCGCGGCCGTATTATACGCAATGCGGAGTGCGTGCCGATTCGTCTATTGGGGACGAATACAAACGTGACGGCTGCGAAGCTGGTGGCAGCCGAAATCCGGAATGGGGTCGACCGTTACCATGCTTTGATCGAAACGGTTCCTTACGGTATTCAAGAGTTCAACCTGGACGGTGTCCTGCTGTATTGCAATTCGGCGTGCGATCGAATGTTGGGATATCGGCCGGGAGAGCGCATCGGCCGATCGGTCCTGGATTTGTTGCCGACTCAACAGGAATCGGACGACTTTTGCCGGTATTTTAAGATGTGTCGCACTGAGCAGCCGCCGGCAAAGCCGCTGATCACGCGACATCGCGCCGCCGACGGTCGCGTTTTTTATGTGCAGATGGACTGGGATTACAAACGCAACGCTTCCGGACAGGTTGTTGGATACATTTCGGTCATCACCGATATGACTGAGCGGCGACAGTATGAGAAATCACTGCGTGCAGCACAAGGCGATTTGGAACGGCGGGTGGCTGAACGAACAGCGGCGTTAGAGGCCTCCGAATCGCGCTGGCGCTCTATGGTTCAGGCAGCGCCCGACTATCTGGTCACGGTCGATCGCAGCGCGCGGATTACGTATGCCAATCGCACTCCGGTGGGTGTCCCGGGAAAATTGTTGCACGGCCGCTCTGTTTTCGATCTGGCCGACGCTGCGTATCGTGACGAATTGCAAACACTGATGAATGAGGTTTTTACAACCGGTGAGTTTGCCAGCGTTGAAGCGTTGGCACGTGGCCCACGGGGAAAACGGCATTGGTACAGCATCCGGTATGGTCCGATTTTTCGCGATGGTGAAGTGGATGGAGTCTCCATATTCGCCACTGACATTGACGAACGCAAACAGGCTGAGGCATCGTTGAACGAAGCGCATCAGTTGTTAGAGGCAATCTTCGACAATACGCAATTCCTGATTGCCTATTTGGATGTTCAACTGAATTATCTGATGGTCAATCGTGCGTGGTCCGAAGCAGCGGAGGAGGGCATCTGTCCACGATTTGTGCCTGGAAATTATTTCTTTGATGTCTATCGCAACGAGGAGTTGCGGACTATTTTTCAGTCGGTGATCGAATCGACAGAGCCGCATTCGGAATGGGCGAAACCGTTTGCCAATGTCTTGGATTCCCAAAAGCCGGTGACCTATTGGAATTGGGCGTTGACGCCGGTTAAAGACCGTGGCGGAAAGGTGATCGGCCTGATTGTCACGTTATTGGATGTCACCCATCGTGTGCTTGCGGATGAAACCATACGAAAAAGCAAGGAACGCCTGCAGGCTGCTCAAGAGATGGCGCACCTGGGGAACTGGGATTGGAACTTGGAAACGAGCCAAATCGAGTGGTCCGATGAGATGTTCCGTATATTTGAAGTTAGCGCTGAGGGATTTAACGGTTCATTTTTGCGTTACTTAGACATTGTGCATCCCGACGACCGCAAACTTGTGAGCGAAACGTTCGCCAAGGCCATTGAGAAAACCGGCCTTTATAGTATCGATTACCGTGTCGTACTTCCCAGCGGAACAGAGAAGCACGTTCATGGACAAGCAAAAGTGACGTATGATGATTCTGGAAACGCGATAATGCTTTCCGGAACAACGCAGGATGTGACCGCCCGCGTGCAGGCGGAGGAGGAACTGCGGAATAGCGAATCGATGCTACGCGCGCTACTTGAAGCGATTCCAGATATGATTTTCCGTGTTCACCGGGACGGGACGCTACTCGATTTCATACCAGCCGCCGATTCTCCTCCGTATTTGCCTCGGGAGGAGTTTCTAGGGAAAAAAATCGAAGACGTTCTACCACCCTACGTTGCCCAACTCAGCGTGGAAGCGCAACGCAAAGCTGCGGAGACCGGCAAGGCACAAGTGATTGAATACCGCTTGGATCTCGACGGAATCCCCCATGATTACGAAACACGCATTCTGGTCGGTGCCAAGGACGATCTGTTGGCGATTGTGCGGGACGTGTCGGCGGAACGCCAAGCCGAGGAGCGGAGTCGTCGACATCGTGATGAGCTAGCGCATGTCACACGGCTGAGCACGATGGGAGAAATGGCGACAGGGATCGCGCATGAGTTGAATCAGCCGATTTCGGGGATCGCATCCTATGCGGCTGCCTGTTTGATGATGTTGGAGTCTGCCTCGGCAACACCGCATTCTGAAAAGCTGTCTGAGGTCCTTAGCAAAATTGAGGCTCAAGCGCAACGGGCAGGAGAAATTGTGCGACGACTGCGAAAACTAGTAGTTCGACGCGATTCTATGTATCATGCGGTGGACTTGGATGACGCGATTCGAGAAGTCGTAGCACTTGTTGACGCAGACGTTGCTCAGTCCGGGGTTGAGGTCCGAATCGGCGCTCCCGATGAGGTCCCTGGCGTACTGGCTGACCGGATACAAATCGAGCAGGTGATTCTCAATCTCGTCCGCAATGCCATAGAAGCTATGGAGGTTGCGCGTATCCAGCAGCCGTTATTGGCGATTTCTGTTTCAGCAACAACGGACGAGATGATAGATGTCGAGGTGGCCGACAACGGTCCAGGAATTGCCTCGACGGATGTCGACCGCGTATTTGAACAGTTTTATTCGACGAAGGACAATGGTATGGGGATGGGGCTTTCCATCAGCAGAACTATCATCGAGGCTCACGGCGGCCGCTTGTATGTGGCCAACACCTCAGCCAATGGGACGATGTTTCGATTCTCCTTGCCAGTTATTGAAAGGACGTCCCTATGA
- a CDS encoding PEP-CTERM sorting domain-containing protein, whose protein sequence is MKSIAMSVALLITLTLAQSASAATIDVGALGDNSWVSTDTRINGVNATTPAEIAQRIDFTNVAGTGAVQLSSPTSNDKATIARVNTANGFGALDSLFTAEYRWYKDSPVGAPAPALKLGLKTSEYVGSPSGRIGEQDWDKVLIYEPYDNPNAGTTPVGTWVTQSIDADNGTWWMFSRESTTATGVINAPHNSLTLNEWFADGTWGNILQNSTIVQVQLGVGSGNADTIGYVDYLETSALDGGMRNDFVAPAAVPEPSSFLLLGLGAIGLAGYGWRRRQSKS, encoded by the coding sequence ATGAAGTCGATTGCAATGAGCGTCGCGTTACTGATCACCTTAACTCTGGCACAATCGGCTTCAGCCGCCACAATTGACGTTGGTGCCTTAGGTGACAATAGTTGGGTGTCGACGGACACAAGGATTAATGGCGTCAATGCGACTACACCCGCAGAGATTGCGCAGCGGATTGATTTCACTAATGTTGCTGGAACCGGTGCGGTGCAGCTGTCGTCGCCCACTAGTAACGACAAGGCGACAATCGCCCGAGTCAACACCGCCAATGGCTTCGGTGCTCTCGATTCATTATTCACGGCTGAGTATCGTTGGTACAAAGACAGCCCGGTCGGCGCACCTGCACCAGCTCTGAAACTCGGTTTGAAGACCAGCGAATACGTCGGTAGTCCGTCAGGTCGAATTGGGGAGCAGGATTGGGACAAAGTCCTGATTTATGAGCCGTACGACAATCCCAACGCTGGCACGACACCTGTGGGAACGTGGGTCACTCAATCGATCGACGCTGATAACGGGACATGGTGGATGTTCAGCCGAGAAAGCACGACCGCAACAGGCGTGATTAACGCACCGCATAACAGTTTGACGCTCAACGAATGGTTTGCGGATGGCACATGGGGAAACATTCTGCAGAACTCGACGATCGTTCAAGTTCAGTTGGGGGTCGGGTCCGGGAATGCGGACACCATCGGCTACGTTGACTATCTGGAGACCAGCGCCCTAGATGGTGGCATGCGAAATGATTTTGTGGCCCCCGCCGCTGTTCCGGAACCGTCCAGCTTCCTATTGTTGGGACTCGGTGCCATTGGATTGGCCGGTTACGGTTGGCGTCGCCGCCAGTCGAAGTCGTAA
- the glpK gene encoding glycerol kinase GlpK, with protein sequence MSQYVLALDQGTTSSRAIVFGHDGRAVATAQQEFEQIFPKPGEVEHDPEAIWESQLATARQALAEAGLGAEDVAAIGVTNQRETAILWDRNTGKAVHNAIVWQSRLTAPICDRLKAAGHEQTFREKTGLVVDAYFSGTKVKHLLDTIDGLRARAEAGDVLFGTVDTYLIWRLTGGKVHITDYTNACRTLMYNIHTLDWDDELLKILGVPRAILPTVCESSEVYGETDEQLFGGKIPIAGIAGDQQAATFGQACFEVGTAKNTYGTGCFMLLNTGDKAVQSDNGLLTTIAWGIGGEITYCLEGSIFIAGAVVQWLRDGLGLITDSADVEKLAATVPDTGDVYFVPALVGLGTPDWDQNARGTIVGLTRGTTRGHLARAALESMAFQTRDVLEAMQRDSGVTLENLRVDGGASENNLLMQFQSDVLGVPVRRPVVPETTALGAAYLAGLAVGFWKDRSDVTKNWALDREFTPEMSAEESNARYARWREAISRSKNWAEPS encoded by the coding sequence ATGTCTCAGTATGTATTGGCATTGGATCAAGGGACGACCTCCAGCCGCGCTATCGTTTTTGGGCATGATGGTCGTGCTGTGGCGACCGCGCAACAGGAATTTGAGCAGATCTTTCCTAAACCGGGCGAGGTGGAGCACGACCCCGAAGCGATCTGGGAGTCGCAGTTGGCCACCGCGCGGCAGGCGCTGGCTGAAGCGGGCCTCGGCGCCGAGGATGTGGCTGCGATTGGCGTGACCAATCAGCGGGAAACGGCAATTCTGTGGGACCGAAACACCGGCAAAGCGGTGCACAATGCCATCGTTTGGCAAAGCCGATTGACCGCGCCGATTTGCGATCGACTCAAGGCCGCGGGACACGAACAGACGTTTCGAGAGAAGACCGGTCTGGTCGTCGATGCTTATTTTTCCGGGACAAAAGTCAAACATCTCCTCGATACCATCGATGGACTCCGCGCACGCGCCGAGGCTGGGGACGTACTGTTCGGTACTGTTGATACTTATTTGATTTGGCGATTGACCGGCGGCAAGGTACATATCACCGATTACACCAATGCCTGCCGCACATTGATGTACAACATCCACACGCTTGATTGGGATGACGAGTTACTCAAAATTCTCGGTGTGCCCCGAGCCATACTACCGACTGTCTGTGAATCCAGCGAAGTCTATGGCGAGACCGACGAGCAACTCTTCGGCGGAAAAATCCCGATCGCGGGAATCGCCGGCGACCAGCAAGCTGCCACATTTGGACAAGCCTGTTTCGAGGTCGGTACGGCCAAAAATACGTATGGCACCGGCTGCTTTATGTTGCTCAACACGGGGGACAAAGCGGTCCAATCGGATAACGGTCTGTTGACGACCATTGCCTGGGGCATCGGTGGCGAAATCACCTATTGTCTGGAAGGCTCGATTTTTATCGCCGGTGCGGTGGTTCAATGGTTGCGTGACGGTTTAGGGCTGATCACTGATTCGGCGGATGTCGAGAAACTTGCGGCGACGGTCCCCGATACAGGGGATGTGTACTTTGTCCCGGCCTTGGTCGGTTTAGGGACGCCCGATTGGGATCAAAATGCACGCGGCACCATTGTGGGCCTCACACGAGGGACAACACGGGGGCATTTGGCACGGGCTGCGCTGGAATCAATGGCATTTCAAACGCGGGATGTCTTGGAAGCGATGCAACGTGACTCCGGGGTTACCTTGGAGAATTTGCGAGTCGATGGCGGAGCCTCTGAGAATAATCTGCTAATGCAATTCCAATCCGATGTGCTAGGTGTCCCTGTCCGGCGGCCGGTCGTACCGGAGACGACTGCCTTGGGAGCCGCTTATTTGGCCGGATTAGCGGTCGGATTTTGGAAAGATCGCTCCGACGTGACCAAGAATTGGGCGCTGGATCGAGAATTCACTCCGGAAATGTCGGCCGAGGAAAGCAACGCACGCTACGCGCGCTGGCGTGAGGCGATTAGCCGTTCCAAGAATTGGGCTGAACCCTCATAG
- a CDS encoding ABC transporter ATP-binding protein: MSDLVARQVTKTFETPAGELSVLSGSDLEMRRGEAVAITGPSGSGKSTLLYIIGTLDYATSGNVSILETDPAPMTPAALAKFRNDEIGFIFQDHHLLPQCSVLENVLLPTLAGAGTGKVEEQRATQLLERVGLGERLTHRPAQLSGGERQRVAVCRALINQPSLLLADEPTGNLDRQTATAVGSLLLELREEQNTMLIIVTHSTELAERFPRWCELVDGKLVERKTTAHAS; encoded by the coding sequence ATGAGCGATCTTGTTGCCCGTCAAGTGACGAAGACGTTTGAAACGCCCGCCGGGGAGCTATCGGTGCTCTCGGGGAGCGACCTGGAGATGAGACGCGGCGAGGCTGTCGCGATCACCGGGCCTTCTGGGTCAGGAAAAAGTACGCTGCTATACATCATTGGCACGCTGGATTATGCGACGTCCGGGAACGTCTCGATTCTGGAGACCGATCCCGCGCCGATGACGCCGGCCGCATTGGCGAAGTTTCGCAATGATGAAATCGGCTTCATTTTCCAGGACCATCACCTATTGCCGCAATGTTCGGTGTTGGAGAACGTGCTTTTGCCAACGCTGGCCGGGGCGGGGACTGGCAAAGTCGAGGAACAACGCGCGACGCAATTACTCGAACGGGTCGGACTGGGCGAGCGTCTCACGCACCGACCGGCGCAGCTCTCCGGCGGAGAACGCCAACGTGTTGCCGTCTGTCGGGCGCTGATCAATCAACCATCGTTACTGCTGGCCGATGAACCGACTGGAAACCTGGACCGCCAAACGGCGACGGCGGTCGGATCGCTATTGTTGGAACTTCGGGAAGAGCAAAACACGATGCTGATCATCGTCACGCACAGCACGGAATTGGCGGAGCGGTTTCCCCGTTGGTGCGAATTGGTCGACG
- a CDS encoding DUF6793 family protein — MALYEIETSAHIMVGWAETREKAEAIAKENYPEEDILRVTQRPRDLWVISKRLLGIEGSSDPCDTARDCLARAAGDKLHAIRLYMLDTGVDLHEAQKAIETNMSLGW, encoded by the coding sequence ATGGCCTTGTATGAAATTGAGACGAGTGCCCACATCATGGTGGGGTGGGCAGAAACGCGAGAAAAGGCAGAAGCAATCGCTAAGGAGAACTATCCCGAAGAGGATATTCTACGCGTCACACAACGTCCGCGTGACTTGTGGGTGATTTCGAAACGTTTGCTCGGTATTGAGGGCAGCAGCGACCCTTGTGATACGGCTCGCGACTGCTTGGCCCGTGCCGCCGGCGATAAATTGCATGCCATTCGCCTATATATGCTCGACACGGGTGTGGATTTGCATGAAGCACAAAAAGCGATCGAAACAAATATGTCGCTGGGCTGGTAG
- a CDS encoding outer membrane protein assembly factor BamB family protein, which yields MRNQIVMSRCAHLVLVVAFVFLTGVATADENWTRFRGPNGTGVGTARALPTKWAEDDYAWKVSLPGEGHAAPVIWKDKLFVTSATDEGQLRHLFCLNADSGEEIWCRSIAMNSNPKHNKNSFASSTPTTDGELVYVAFADNETFYLSAYDFAGELVWRRRLEGYGSTHGLGASPMLVDNLLIMAGDQEGPSWIRAFDKQTGETVWSVSRSIQRTSYTTPILIEPPGGDQQLIFLSRGAGLSSFDPLTGEQNWQTGELPARTIGSPIYSEGLLLATCGGGGRGKLLIAVDPTGANLQNPPAVVYSQHRELPYVPTMLTNGEYTYLWNDNGVAKCQETKTGNNIWTRRIGGNYSGSPVLINGKIYCIAEDGKVAVIDAAPQYRLYGKSPLGDSSHSTPSVAHGRLYLRGFHSLACLESTN from the coding sequence ATGCGGAATCAAATCGTGATGTCGCGCTGTGCGCATTTAGTTCTGGTGGTGGCGTTCGTCTTCTTGACCGGAGTTGCCACTGCGGATGAGAATTGGACGCGTTTTCGCGGGCCCAATGGCACGGGCGTAGGTACCGCGCGTGCATTGCCTACGAAATGGGCCGAAGATGATTATGCCTGGAAAGTTTCATTGCCCGGAGAAGGGCATGCTGCTCCGGTGATTTGGAAGGACAAGTTGTTCGTCACTTCCGCGACCGACGAAGGTCAATTGCGGCATCTGTTTTGTTTAAACGCTGATTCGGGCGAAGAGATTTGGTGTCGCTCGATTGCCATGAATTCGAATCCCAAACACAACAAAAATAGCTTTGCATCCAGTACACCAACGACCGATGGCGAACTTGTTTATGTGGCTTTTGCCGACAATGAAACGTTTTACCTATCCGCCTACGACTTCGCAGGTGAGTTGGTTTGGCGTCGGCGATTAGAGGGCTACGGGAGCACGCATGGTTTGGGCGCATCACCCATGCTTGTTGATAACCTGTTGATTATGGCCGGAGACCAGGAGGGACCAAGTTGGATTCGGGCATTTGACAAACAAACCGGCGAGACTGTCTGGAGCGTGTCCCGCAGTATTCAACGCACATCCTATACGACCCCCATTCTGATCGAGCCTCCCGGTGGCGACCAACAACTCATTTTTCTCAGTCGCGGCGCTGGACTGAGCAGTTTTGATCCGTTGACTGGGGAACAGAATTGGCAGACGGGAGAGCTTCCCGCCCGAACAATCGGGTCGCCCATTTATTCTGAGGGCTTGTTGTTGGCTACGTGCGGTGGCGGTGGTCGGGGGAAACTACTTATAGCGGTCGATCCTACCGGGGCGAATCTGCAGAATCCCCCCGCAGTTGTCTACTCCCAACACAGGGAATTACCCTATGTTCCTACAATGCTGACAAACGGAGAGTATACTTATCTCTGGAATGACAATGGAGTTGCGAAGTGTCAGGAGACAAAAACGGGAAACAACATCTGGACACGGCGTATCGGGGGTAATTACAGTGGATCACCAGTATTAATTAACGGAAAGATCTACTGTATCGCCGAGGATGGGAAGGTTGCCGTCATCGATGCCGCTCCCCAATACCGGCTTTACGGTAAGAGTCCGTTGGGTGACAGTAGTCACAGCACGCCGTCAGTAGCACATGGACGTTTATATCTAAGGGGTTTTCATAGCTTGGCTTGTTTGGAATCCACCAATTAA